The Mycolicibacterium hassiacum DSM 44199 genome includes a window with the following:
- a CDS encoding class II glutamine amidotransferase domain-containing protein translates to MCGIVGLHLRNPDLYPRLGELLTGMLCEMGERGPDSAGVAVYGDPTMTPPGRACVSVLQTEPRAADLGIDATVARYDETYLVTADVESAELLDAVRTAHPDAVTAGFGTDMAVLKGVGHPRVLTESWELAKAQGWQGVGHTRMATESAVTPAGCHPYAVGPEQCLVHNGSFSNHATIRRELRAAGVRFDSENDTEVGARFVAKQLADGADMETALKRLCAVFDGFYTLLVSNRDSFAVVRDAIACKPAVIAETDDWVAVASEYRALADLPGVSAAKIYEPEPEVVYVWTR, encoded by the coding sequence ATGTGTGGAATCGTGGGTCTGCACCTGCGCAACCCCGATCTGTATCCGCGGCTGGGTGAGCTGCTCACCGGGATGCTGTGCGAGATGGGCGAACGCGGACCGGATTCGGCGGGGGTCGCCGTCTACGGCGACCCCACCATGACCCCGCCGGGACGCGCCTGCGTGTCGGTGCTGCAGACCGAACCGCGCGCCGCCGACCTCGGCATCGACGCCACGGTGGCCCGCTACGACGAGACCTACCTGGTCACCGCCGACGTCGAATCGGCCGAACTGCTCGACGCGGTGCGCACCGCCCACCCGGACGCGGTGACCGCCGGCTTCGGCACCGATATGGCCGTGCTCAAGGGCGTCGGCCATCCCCGGGTGCTGACCGAGAGCTGGGAGCTGGCCAAGGCCCAGGGCTGGCAGGGGGTGGGCCACACCCGGATGGCCACCGAGTCGGCGGTCACCCCGGCCGGCTGCCACCCCTACGCCGTCGGCCCCGAGCAGTGCCTGGTGCACAACGGCTCGTTCTCCAACCACGCCACCATCCGGCGCGAACTGCGCGCTGCCGGTGTGCGTTTCGACAGCGAGAACGACACCGAGGTGGGTGCGCGGTTCGTGGCCAAGCAACTGGCCGACGGCGCCGACATGGAAACCGCCCTCAAACGGCTGTGCGCGGTCTTCGACGGCTTCTACACCCTGCTGGTGTCCAACCGCGACTCGTTCGCGGTGGTGCGCGACGCGATCGCGTGCAAGCCGGCGGTGATCGCCGAGACCGACGACTGGGTCGCGGTGGCCAGCGAGTACCGCGCGCTGGCCGACCTGCCCGGGGTGTCGGCGGCCAAGATCTACGAACCCGAACCGGAGGTGGTGTACGTATGGACACGCTGA
- a CDS encoding protein glxC, producing MDTLTRQAAERASATVYDLAATPLRTVNAALHAPDLSGEVVITNPAGAHNVAVGVNAPVRITVDGHVGYYAAGMNQQAEIVINGNAGTGVAENMMSGSVWVKGNASQSAGATAHGGLLVIEGNASARCGISMKGVDIVVGGDIGHMGAFMAQAGRLVVRGDAGDGLGDSIYEARLYVRGNVASLGADCIPKPMRPEHHQELRELLAAAGFGDDDTSEYTRYGSARKLYHFHVDNVASY from the coding sequence ATGGACACGCTGACCCGTCAGGCCGCCGAGCGGGCCTCGGCGACGGTCTACGACCTGGCCGCCACGCCGCTGCGCACGGTCAACGCCGCGCTGCACGCGCCGGATCTGTCCGGTGAGGTGGTGATCACCAATCCCGCCGGCGCGCACAACGTCGCGGTCGGGGTCAACGCCCCGGTGCGGATCACCGTCGACGGCCATGTCGGCTACTACGCGGCCGGGATGAACCAGCAGGCCGAGATCGTCATCAACGGCAACGCCGGCACCGGCGTGGCCGAGAACATGATGAGCGGGTCGGTGTGGGTCAAGGGCAACGCGTCGCAGTCCGCGGGTGCGACCGCACACGGCGGGCTGCTGGTGATCGAGGGCAACGCCTCGGCGCGCTGCGGCATCTCGATGAAGGGTGTCGACATCGTCGTCGGCGGAGACATCGGCCACATGGGCGCGTTCATGGCCCAGGCCGGCCGGCTGGTGGTGCGCGGCGACGCCGGCGACGGGCTCGGCGACTCGATCTACGAGGCCCGGCTGTACGTGCGCGGCAACGTGGCCTCGCTGGGCGCGGACTGTATTCCCAAACCGATGCGGCCCGAACATCACCAGGAACTACGAGAGCTGTTGGCAGCGGCCGGTTTCGGTGACGACGACACGAGCGAGTACACCCGTTACGGCTCGGCCCGCAAGCTCTACCACTTCCACGTCGACAACGTAGCGAGCTACTGA
- a CDS encoding FMN-binding glutamate synthase family protein, whose protein sequence is MNNNWGLRESATFDRYTIAAIQRAAETGIYDIRGWGAKRKVPHFDDLLFLGASMSRYPLEGYRERCDTDVVLGDRFAKHPLHLDIPITIAGMSFGALSGQAKEALGRGASEVGTSTTTGDGGMTPEERGQSKYLVYQYLPSRYGMNPDDLRKADAIEVVLGQGAKPGGGGMLLGQKISPRVAEMRTLPEGIDQRSACRHPDWTGPDDLAIKIQELREITDWEKPIYVKVGATRTYYDVKLAVHAGADVVVVDGMQGGTAATQEVFIEHVGIPTLAAIPQAVQALQELGVHRTQASGADRKGVQLIVSGGIRTGADVAKALALGADAVAIGTAALIALGDNHPRYQAEYEKIGSAAGFFDDFQDGRDPAGISTQDPELAARLDPVEGGRRLANYLRVLTMEAQTIARACGKAHVCHLEPEDLVAVTIEAAAMARVPLAGTDWIPGQGNSGW, encoded by the coding sequence ATGAACAACAACTGGGGACTTCGCGAATCCGCCACCTTCGACCGGTACACCATCGCGGCCATCCAGCGCGCCGCCGAGACCGGTATCTACGACATCCGCGGCTGGGGCGCCAAACGGAAGGTTCCGCACTTCGACGACCTGCTGTTCCTCGGCGCCTCGATGTCGCGCTACCCGCTGGAGGGCTACCGGGAGCGCTGCGACACCGACGTGGTGCTCGGCGACCGCTTCGCCAAACACCCTCTGCACCTTGATATCCCGATCACCATCGCGGGTATGAGCTTCGGTGCGCTGTCCGGGCAGGCCAAGGAGGCGCTGGGCCGCGGCGCCAGCGAGGTGGGCACCTCGACCACCACCGGCGACGGCGGGATGACACCCGAGGAGCGCGGTCAGAGCAAGTACCTCGTCTACCAGTACCTGCCGTCGCGCTACGGGATGAACCCCGACGACCTGCGCAAGGCCGACGCGATCGAGGTGGTGCTGGGTCAGGGCGCCAAGCCGGGCGGCGGCGGAATGCTGTTGGGCCAGAAGATCTCCCCGCGGGTTGCCGAGATGCGCACGCTGCCGGAGGGGATCGACCAGCGTTCGGCGTGCCGGCATCCGGACTGGACCGGTCCGGACGATCTGGCCATCAAGATCCAGGAACTGCGCGAGATCACCGACTGGGAGAAGCCGATCTACGTCAAGGTGGGCGCCACCCGCACCTACTACGACGTGAAGCTCGCCGTGCACGCGGGCGCAGATGTGGTGGTCGTCGACGGGATGCAGGGCGGCACCGCCGCCACCCAGGAGGTGTTCATAGAGCACGTCGGCATTCCGACGCTGGCCGCGATCCCGCAGGCGGTGCAGGCGCTGCAGGAGCTCGGCGTGCACCGCACCCAGGCCAGCGGCGCCGACCGCAAGGGGGTGCAGCTGATCGTCTCCGGCGGTATCCGCACCGGCGCCGACGTCGCCAAGGCGCTGGCGCTGGGCGCGGACGCGGTCGCGATCGGTACCGCGGCGCTGATCGCGTTGGGCGACAATCATCCTCGCTATCAGGCCGAGTACGAGAAGATCGGCAGCGCGGCCGGGTTCTTCGACGACTTCCAGGACGGCCGTGATCCGGCCGGGATCAGCACCCAGGACCCGGAGCTGGCCGCCCGGCTGGATCCGGTCGAGGGCGGCCGCCGGCTGGCCAACTACCTGCGGGTGCTGACCATGGAGGCCCAGACCATCGCCCGGGCCTGCGGCAAGGCGCACGTCTGCCATCTCGAGCCCGAGGATCTCGTCGCGGTCACCATCGAGGCCGCCGCAATGGCTCGCGTCCCGCTGGCGGGAACGGATTGGATTCCCGGTCAAGGGAATTCGGGCTGGTGA
- a CDS encoding NAD(P)/FAD-dependent oxidoreductase: MSSTADVVIVGGGIEGTAAAWALSQRGITDVVVLERDTVGSGMTGKSSGIVRCHYGVSSLAAMATVGLEVFEKAEEIFGTDIGFRQTGYVVGVGEQNVDALRKSLAAQRAVGVQTEEIDKSEVARMWPQADLSPFAAFGWEARGGYGDAYLTAQAFAASARAAGVRIRQGATVTGLVCDGDRVCGVRLADGTEVSAGTVVVATGVWTKPLLAPYGVDVPIRVVREQIVLIDPGMEVGAVPVFSDLVSLQYIRPEVGGEILFGNSDLSDSCEADPDNYLNRADEEFIDLTVERVSTRFPGFENAAISSSYAGCYDATPDWNPVISATGLDGLFVAAGFSGHGFKIAPAVGRLVADLVVDGRSSDPRIPETDFRLSRFAEGKLLTSPYPYVGAGQMR; encoded by the coding sequence ATGAGCAGCACAGCGGATGTGGTGATCGTCGGCGGCGGCATCGAGGGCACCGCGGCGGCGTGGGCGCTGTCCCAACGGGGCATCACCGACGTCGTCGTCCTCGAACGCGACACCGTCGGCTCGGGGATGACCGGCAAGTCCAGCGGGATCGTCCGGTGCCACTACGGGGTCAGCTCGCTGGCCGCGATGGCCACCGTCGGGCTCGAGGTGTTCGAGAAGGCCGAGGAGATCTTCGGCACCGACATCGGGTTCCGCCAGACCGGCTACGTGGTCGGGGTCGGCGAGCAGAACGTCGACGCGCTGCGCAAGAGCCTGGCCGCCCAGCGGGCGGTCGGCGTGCAGACCGAGGAGATCGACAAGTCCGAGGTGGCCAGGATGTGGCCGCAGGCCGATCTGAGCCCGTTCGCGGCGTTCGGCTGGGAGGCGCGCGGCGGGTACGGCGACGCCTACCTGACCGCGCAGGCGTTCGCCGCGTCGGCGCGCGCGGCGGGGGTGCGGATCCGCCAGGGCGCGACGGTGACCGGGCTGGTCTGCGACGGGGACCGGGTCTGCGGGGTGCGGCTGGCCGACGGCACCGAGGTCAGCGCCGGGACCGTGGTGGTGGCCACCGGGGTGTGGACCAAACCGTTGCTGGCCCCCTACGGCGTCGACGTGCCGATCCGGGTGGTGCGCGAACAGATCGTGCTGATCGATCCGGGCATGGAGGTCGGTGCGGTGCCGGTGTTCTCCGACCTGGTGTCGCTGCAGTACATCCGCCCCGAGGTGGGCGGCGAGATCCTGTTCGGCAACAGCGACCTGTCTGACTCGTGCGAGGCCGACCCGGACAACTACCTCAACCGCGCCGACGAGGAGTTCATCGACCTGACCGTGGAGCGGGTCAGCACCCGGTTCCCCGGCTTCGAGAACGCGGCGATCAGCAGCAGCTATGCCGGCTGCTACGACGCCACCCCGGACTGGAACCCGGTGATCTCGGCGACCGGGCTGGACGGGTTGTTCGTGGCGGCCGGGTTCAGCGGCCACGGGTTCAAGATCGCCCCGGCGGTCGGACGGCTGGTGGCCGATCTGGTGGTCGACGGGCGCAGCAGCGACCCGCGCATCCCGGAGACCGATTTCCGGCTGTCGCGGTTCGCCGAGGGCAAGCTGTTGACCAGCCCGTACCCTTATGTCGGTGCCGGGCAGATGCGGTGA